DNA sequence from the Leptospira limi genome:
TTTCGGAAAAAGTACCATCACCCTTGTCCTTACGAACTGTATGGCAATCTTCGCCATCAGGGATACTATCATAACTTCGGATCTGCCGACTTCTGGAAACACTATAGGCTCCCATTGGCATCGAATCACACCAATCTGATTCGGATACTGGCTTGAATTGGTCTATGGCAATGGTGCGAGACCACTCATGGTGAGTGACTTGGAGTTCGACTTTTTCAGTCCACAAGATACCCAAACATACAAAACCGATTCCACCAAACAAAATAGAACCAAGCATCCAAAGAACCCATTTAGGTGTTTTGGGATGTGGTTTGACCCATTCAGAATTTTGGAATGCCAAATCTTCTTTTGCTTTTTGGACAGAGTCTTCTGTGACACCATCTTGTTCGGAACGAAGTTTTACATTTTGGGCACCATCTAATGAACCACCACAATTCCCACAAAAGGTTGCTTTGGCTCCATTCGCAGTTTGGCAAAAGGGACAAACTTTATCAGCACCATAATAGATATGGTCTTGGACGGCAACTTTATCCTCTTCCTTGGGAAAGTACCTTCGGTTTGGGTCTTGAGTGGCTCCACAATTTGGACAGTGCCTATGTGTTTTTCCCAGTAACTTTTTAGAACCGCAAAATTCGCAGTCCCAAAGCATTTCATAGATTTTTTCTTCTGCCATCGCAACCAAGGTTTATCCGCAAAAAATTGACTTTTGCAAGAAAAATATTTTCAATTCCCAAAATCCAACATAGAATCTTTGCCATATGAGAATGGTATTCCTTCCAATCCGAAATTACTTTCTACTCATTCCATCTGTGTTGTTCCTCGTTGGATCTTTGAGTTATGTTTTTTCACGTTCAAAACAGAATGCAGTTCATCCATTGGATCATTTGTATCTTAAGATATCACCTAATATAGAAAAGGCGGACAAAAAAACAATCTTCCGTCGATTATCTCTACATTTACGTGGAGTGATTCCAAATGTTTCGGAATGGAGTGAATTAGAAAATTCTAAAGAGGAAACATTAGAATCTTTTGTGGTTCGTTTTTTAAAACAGCCAGAATTTGCCGAATATTGGGGGAATCAATTTGCTGCCATGTTCCGTGATAAATCCAAAGGGAGAAAAATCCCAACAGGAACTTTTTTCCAATACTTAGCCAATTCCATTCATTCCAATAAACCATACGACCAGTTGGTAACAGAAATGTTTCTTTCCACTGGTTCAGTGAA
Encoded proteins:
- a CDS encoding zinc ribbon domain-containing protein, with amino-acid sequence MVAMAEEKIYEMLWDCEFCGSKKLLGKTHRHCPNCGATQDPNRRYFPKEEDKVAVQDHIYYGADKVCPFCQTANGAKATFCGNCGGSLDGAQNVKLRSEQDGVTEDSVQKAKEDLAFQNSEWVKPHPKTPKWVLWMLGSILFGGIGFVCLGILWTEKVELQVTHHEWSRTIAIDQFKPVSESDWCDSMPMGAYSVSRSRQIRSYDSIPDGEDCHTVRKDKGDGTFSESESCTTKYRKEPVYDYHCSYRIDKWAFDRNAVAKGFGTTQEPYWPTPQIKECASTSIGCERLGKKEEKYLVYFVESSGETKGEKHDCEYDMTKWKSVLPKAQYQTEKSVIFNYITCDSIQMLDENGTEE